CCTGGAACAAGGCAGTGAGGAGCTAGGGGAAAGCACAGCATGTTTCTTAGAGGGACACATGACAGAGAAGGATGTAGTTATGACAAAGATGGGACAGCCATGCAGGGACAGTCCTCATGccccttcccacctccagcaaAGTCCGTCTTTTCCTGGACTAGAAGGGGACCATGCCATGACATGGCACCACTCTCCTCCTAGCAACAGCTGCATCTCCTTTGTCCCCCTTTCTCACCGGCTTCCCAGGGTGGTCTGCAGCACTGTGGAGATGCCACAGGCAAAGAGGCTGCATGCCAGCAGCTCGATGGTGGCCTGGTCACGGGTTGTTTCCtcaggcagggtgggcagcaggaggaggtggaagaTGCACATCGAGGAGGCCTGCACAACCAGGTGCTgtgtggggaagagaaggggtGGCAGCAACTCCCTGTGGCACCCAGAGCTGTAGCGCCCCCTGCCTGGCCCCCCTGGGTAGATTCATGGTCACTGACAGCCCCCAGACAGCACCTACCATCACCCACTCCCCTTACAGCATACACCAGCTAGAGCTCCAAGCATCCTTTGTCTGGCAGGATGTAGCGCCTGCCCTGCCACCCCTGAAGATCCCAGACCTCTTCCCATCTCTCTGGCTGCTTGCTGCAGCCACCCCTTACCTGAAGGGCTAAGCAACAGTTTAGCATCCAGGAGCACATCTTCTGTGGGAAACAGGATGCACGTGCAGggctcccagcaccaggggctctgctgcagcccccatTCATGCTGCTGTCTCCCCACACCGCTCCTGGTTTGcagtgctgaggggctgggcaggctcCCACCCCAAGGGCTCCTCACAGCCCACACACAGCTGAACTTCCACCTTCTGCAGGGTTAGCCATTAACCTGAGTTGGTAAGTAACCTGCCCTTGCAGCCAGGAATGTGAGTGTCACCCTGGGTTGTCACTGCAAGAGCCAGGTGACAGCCACCCATGGCCAGGACACCAGACACTGTTTCCGTGCCAACTGCCCACAGTCCAGGTCCCATCCCTGCCTCTTGTGGTACAGGGACTTGGCCACCACACAGACACCCCTTCCTTCATGTGCTCGAAGCATCCCCAAGGGCAGCATCCTCCAGCTCCAGTGTGCCCTGCCCTCattcctcccctgccctcccaaTCCAGCTGTTCCTCACCCTCAGGCCCCAAGAAGTCTGTTAaatgcagcacagcacccagcaggtCCTGCCATACCCCTCTGGGGAAACTGTGCCCATACCAGAAGTGTCTCTGATGGGCTTCTACATCACATCCCCCAGGCTCTTAGGAAAGGGGCAGAGAGCCTTGCCACTGGACAAGAATGCCAGGAGCAAGAGCTGTCCACTTGGGCTAGGAAGGCTCCCAagggagcacaggcaggggaTGCTTGTGTTTTTGTCACAGGGCAGAGGTGGCTGTGCCAGCAACCACAATGGTGACCCTGCCAATctctggctgctcagggctCATTTATTAACTGGACAGACTTTAGAGAGCAAAGAGCAGTGGATACCATGCATTCACCACATTCCCAAGGATGGGGAACCTCCTCTCTCCCACTGCCCTTGCCATCCCTAGGCACAAAACATCCCTCCTGTGAGCAGAGTCTAGTCCACCTTGAGCCCTGCAGGACAGGCCTCACGGTGCTCCTGGGCTCACTTGCCAACACTAAAACTTGTCTTACACCGTGGCTCCGAGCAAGCACTGCCTGCTGTAATGCTGGGGCTGCACGTTGGGGCGGCTCAGCAGGACCAGGCAGGTGCACAGCAAGAACTACTTTTATTGGAAGAGATTTGCATCTACAAAAGAGTGAAAAACAGGTGTAAAATCCACAGTAAAAAGAAGGGGGATGATGAGCTGGGCTGGTTAGCAAGAGAAGGTGCCTTCTCTCTGCTCCAAGGAGCAGTCAGGCACCGTTTCCCCACAGTCACAGCCACAGACAGCTGGGGTTTGGGATGGGGTCACAGAGCACCCCAGTTTCAAAGCACCCAACACAAGCAGGATAAGGAAGCTCAGCCTTAAACACACCTCACTACCTCCAAGCCCAGGGGGGCACAACTTTTCCCTGGGGCACATCTGTATTGGGGTCCCCTCTTGGTGTGACCCTTGTGCCTCCAGAGAAGTGGCCTGGCAGCCCCCATGGGGGATTGCTGCTCCAGCCAATGAGCTCAGGCTGCTCACCCCCTGCTCTTTCTACCACCTCTCCCCTCACCCAAGCACCCCACCTCCTCTCAGTGGACCCTGCTGCCCCACTGGGGTCCCTAACCCAGCCCCTCCACCCTGCACGCACAGCCCCAGCATCCTACATCCACACACCACCTCTGCCCAGCACCACCAAGGGCTACCCACTCACTGTAGGAAGAGGTAAAACACACCCCTTGCCCTAGCACCCCTTTCTATTCTCCAGCTAGTAattcccaccccagcaccccaaTAGCAAGCCCAACTCTGTTCCAACTTGTCCCAGCAGCCCCCAAAGTGAAAGACAACCCTGCCCCAGGTGGGGGAACACAAATGCTGGTTTGGGAATGGTGCAAGTGCCTCCATCCCCACACAACCCCAGGGATCAGGGGTTCCAGAGTGCAAGGAAGCGAGTTGTGCAACATtaggaaagaaggggaaaggggcTGCTGCCCCATGGTCCTAGCTGGGAAAGATGAAGCTCTTGATTCTGCTGAGATCCATGGCAGTGTGCAAGGAGCACTGCCTCAGCCCCAGGGGGTCCAGCCAGTCCTTGCGGTTGGGGCCTGCATCCCATGTGGGGCCTGCGCCAGCTGAGCAGGCATGGCAGTGGAGCACTGGAGGAACTGGGAGCATGGCGAGTCCGAAGGGGCCAGGCTTGCTGGGGGCTGTGATGGGGGCAGTACGGTTAGATCTCTCGCAGGATGTGGGTACTCTCCGGCAGGGGCCTTGCGGGGTGCTCCTGTGTTGGGCTAGATCAGGTGCCTTTGGGTAAGACAGAGCCGATATCACGCTGCCCCACAGGTAGAGCGCAGTCGCCGTGACACCCCCACGACGTGGCTCCTCAGTTGTCTTGTTCTCCCCCAGGCAACGGGTGTTGCTGGCTGGAGAGATGTCAgggagcccaggctggagctggtcAGGGGCTGGCTGagcatccagctggcagctgccctCCTCGGGGAACAGTgcaggctggggggctgcaggactGACGCTCCTCAGGCACACAGAGCGGTGCACCATGGTGACAGAGGTGAAGACGGCGGCGAAGCCAGTCAAGTACACCACGCCCAGGAGACAGGCCAGCTGCAGAGAAGTCAATGGTTAGCCCAGACCTCCCAGCTGCATCCCCCCACAGCCAGCTGtgacccagcacagccacacatcagcccagcagctgtgaTGACAAATGGCATgaccagcacagagctggatGCTGGAGAACAGGCAGCcatgctgctgacagcagacGACACGCAGCCCGTCCAAAGCAGGTCCTAAATACCATAAACCAAAATGCCCCAGCTAAAACTTAACAGCCCCTCTTTAAATAACCAGCCAGCACCAGTTCTTTCCATGCCACCACCATGACCTTATACCATGATGTGCGGCTgcagtccagcacagggcacagacCAACCCAGCGTCAGGCTGCATTGCCTCAGGCAGCACCGCAGCAAATCAGCGTCTTCTGGCTTCTGACATCTTCCCTTTTCAACAGGGAATAAAccaagctgctgctcccagcaatAAAGTGGATCCTGCTCTGAATCCATGGTCTTCTGGGCCCCATATTCTTGCAAGCAGCTGCTGTCCCATGCCCTTACCTTCACCACTTGCTGGTAGAATTGACCCAGAACATGCTGCCACATCGACTGCTCCATGAGGACACACAGATCTGTGTAGGTGAACCAGCCACGCCACATACCCTGCTTTTCTGCcacactgcaggaaaacaaggagAATGGTGGATGTGGCATAGAACTTCTCCATTGATCACCCTGCTAGAGGTCTCTGGCAGGGATCAGCAGGGCCAGCTGTGAGTAGGGGgcaagcagggctgcagggtggaTGAAAGCCTCACCCCAGCCCACACACCTACCGTCcttccagccagctcagcactTCAAACAGCTCCCGGGGGTCTGTGTAGAGACTCCAgtcctgcagggacagcagggaaaGGTCAGTGCAGTCAGGGCAGGCCACCCACCACCCAAACACATCCTTCTCCATTCCTTCATGGGAGTAGGTAGCTTGGGGCAAAACAGAAATCCAGACTCCCCATAAcaccccccttcccctgctccatgAAACAGCTGGCTGCAGTGACAGCCCCACTTACAATGGCGCTCAGAAAGTTCATCTCCAGTGTGTTCATTGTCTGGACGTCCacctttcctgctgctccccactcATCATTGAacacttcttcctcctcaccctCATCATACAGGTACTTACTAGCAACCATCTAAAAACAGCGCAAAGGAGAGATCTCAGTTCCCCCTTGCACTCTTCCAGGCCTCCCTCCAACGCAGTGACACCCCTCTTCCCCCCAGCCTACACCACTCACCATGGAGATCAGGAAGAGGTCTGAAGATGAGATTTGCTGAAGGTATTCAGGGTTCCGGTGCCGGAGTCTCTCAATGTAAACCAGTGCCAGCATCATGGAGCAGGGCGAGATGCAAGCTTCCCTGTGGGACAAGGCAAGAGCCA
This is a stretch of genomic DNA from Apus apus isolate bApuApu2 chromosome 6, bApuApu2.pri.cur, whole genome shotgun sequence. It encodes these proteins:
- the CNPPD1 gene encoding protein CNPPD1 gives rise to the protein MELDGLLLDEEGAFSLSGFQEFTFLPRHQQLSDRVRKRLYYGWDKDCSLDNLSSPVADIAVELLQKVAPSPIRRLQKKYVSHVSREACISPCSMMLALVYIERLRHRNPEYLQQISSSDLFLISMMVASKYLYDEGEEEEVFNDEWGAAGKVDVQTMNTLEMNFLSAIDWSLYTDPRELFEVLSWLEGRVAEKQGMWRGWFTYTDLCVLMEQSMWQHVLGQFYQQVVKLACLLGVVYLTGFAAVFTSVTMVHRSVCLRSVSPAAPQPALFPEEGSCQLDAQPAPDQLQPGLPDISPASNTRCLGENKTTEEPRRGGVTATALYLWGSVISALSYPKAPDLAQHRSTPQGPCRRVPTSCERSNRTAPITAPSKPGPFGLAMLPVPPVLHCHACSAGAGPTWDAGPNRKDWLDPLGLRQCSLHTAMDLSRIKSFIFPS